In a genomic window of Magnolia sinica isolate HGM2019 chromosome 14, MsV1, whole genome shotgun sequence:
- the LOC131226040 gene encoding dehydrodolichyl diphosphate synthase CPT3-like isoform X2, which translates to MDNRSSKSAISTLYESICGFLRMCLFRVLAFGSIPEHIAFIMDGNRRFSRSRNLNGGVSHRVGFLALVSILQHCYELGVKYVTVYAFSIDNFNRSADEVESIMDLMQEKIEKLLKEESIVNKYGIKINFFGNLNLLNEPVRRAAERAMVVTAGNTRAVLSICVAYTCTDEIVHAVQESCHKKWARFQEEKPNGLDNDDDMIECFGKNGLEESEITVVDLERNMYTAECPDPDILVRTSGETRLSNFLLWQTTCCQLLSPSALWPEISLRHLVWMILEYQRVRPYLEKKKRL; encoded by the coding sequence ATGGACAACAGAAGCAGCAAGAGTGCTATATCTACGCTCTATGAAAGTATATGTGGTTTCTTACGGATGTGCCTCTTTCGTGTGCTGGCCTTTGGATCAATTCCCGAACACATTGCTTTTATCATGGATGGGAACCGTAGATTTTCTCGCAGCAGAAATTTGAATGGGGGTGTGAGTCATAGAGTCGGGTTTCTGGCTCTCGTGTCCATCCTCCAGCACTGCTATGAGTTGGGTGTGAAGTATGTGACGGTATATGCATTCAGCATCGACAACTTCAATCGAAGTGCTGATGAAGTTGAAAGTATTATGGATCTAATGCaagaaaagattgaaaagttgCTCAAGGAAGAGAGCATTGTAAACAAGTATGGAATCAAGATTAATTTCTTTGGGAATTTGAATCTCTTAAATGAGCCTGTGAGGAGAGCAGCTGAGAGGGCAATGGTGGTTACTGCCGGCAACACCAGAGCAGTGCTCTCAATCTGTGTTGCCTACACTTGCACCGACGAAATTGTTCACGCAGTTCAAGAATCATGTCACAAAAAATGGGCCAGATTTCAGGAAGAGAAACCAAATGGTCTTGACAATGATGACGATATGATTGAGTGTTTCGGGAAAAATGGTTTGGAAGAAAGTGAAATAACAGTGGTAGATTTGGAGAGGAACATGTATACAGCTGAATGCCCGGATCCTGACATCTTGGTCAGGACTTCTGGTGAGACCCGCCTAAGTAATTTTCTTCTTTGGCAGACTACGTGCTGCCAATTGCTTTCCCCCAGTGCTCTTTGGCCAGAGATTTCTCTTCGACACTTGGTATGGATGATCTTGGAATACCAACGTGTCCGACCTTATCTAGAAAAGAAGAAGCGATTATGA
- the LOC131226040 gene encoding dehydrodolichyl diphosphate synthase CPT3-like isoform X1 has translation MMVLVNMDNRSSKSAISTLYESICGFLRMCLFRVLAFGSIPEHIAFIMDGNRRFSRSRNLNGGVSHRVGFLALVSILQHCYELGVKYVTVYAFSIDNFNRSADEVESIMDLMQEKIEKLLKEESIVNKYGIKINFFGNLNLLNEPVRRAAERAMVVTAGNTRAVLSICVAYTCTDEIVHAVQESCHKKWARFQEEKPNGLDNDDDMIECFGKNGLEESEITVVDLERNMYTAECPDPDILVRTSGETRLSNFLLWQTTCCQLLSPSALWPEISLRHLVWMILEYQRVRPYLEKKKRL, from the exons atgat GGTGTTGGTCAACATGGACAACAGAAGCAGCAAGAGTGCTATATCTACGCTCTATGAAAGTATATGTGGTTTCTTACGGATGTGCCTCTTTCGTGTGCTGGCCTTTGGATCAATTCCCGAACACATTGCTTTTATCATGGATGGGAACCGTAGATTTTCTCGCAGCAGAAATTTGAATGGGGGTGTGAGTCATAGAGTCGGGTTTCTGGCTCTCGTGTCCATCCTCCAGCACTGCTATGAGTTGGGTGTGAAGTATGTGACGGTATATGCATTCAGCATCGACAACTTCAATCGAAGTGCTGATGAAGTTGAAAGTATTATGGATCTAATGCaagaaaagattgaaaagttgCTCAAGGAAGAGAGCATTGTAAACAAGTATGGAATCAAGATTAATTTCTTTGGGAATTTGAATCTCTTAAATGAGCCTGTGAGGAGAGCAGCTGAGAGGGCAATGGTGGTTACTGCCGGCAACACCAGAGCAGTGCTCTCAATCTGTGTTGCCTACACTTGCACCGACGAAATTGTTCACGCAGTTCAAGAATCATGTCACAAAAAATGGGCCAGATTTCAGGAAGAGAAACCAAATGGTCTTGACAATGATGACGATATGATTGAGTGTTTCGGGAAAAATGGTTTGGAAGAAAGTGAAATAACAGTGGTAGATTTGGAGAGGAACATGTATACAGCTGAATGCCCGGATCCTGACATCTTGGTCAGGACTTCTGGTGAGACCCGCCTAAGTAATTTTCTTCTTTGGCAGACTACGTGCTGCCAATTGCTTTCCCCCAGTGCTCTTTGGCCAGAGATTTCTCTTCGACACTTGGTATGGATGATCTTGGAATACCAACGTGTCCGACCTTATCTAGAAAAGAAGAAGCGATTATGA